The following coding sequences lie in one Anguilla anguilla isolate fAngAng1 chromosome 14, fAngAng1.pri, whole genome shotgun sequence genomic window:
- the znf462 gene encoding zinc finger protein 462 isoform X2, translated as MEVLQCDGCDFRAESYDDLKTHIQDVHTAFLQPTEVGDKTPCHSRSDSLNSLSQAEEEDEEDLATLNNEFDTPHEQAGPHSIDSGQFSSSSQMTHNQTVNQSANPANQFFQCKFCIRYFRSKSLLSEHTKKVHGVMGGASITESNSPTSQASNFNVLIQDGFGKVFSCQYCTYKSPRRARILKHQKMYHKGHMLDSPGSPSEVVTESSSNALFSEESCGDLSEEVVERSILESMVKPLTKSRGNFSCEWCGYQTLRRERWCDHMMKKHRNMVKIFSSIQEPHEGEGSMGSCKPHSPASPRTPNSNLMPNNLSGSEGSTANTSNFKGSSGNTMLTSTSGQTSKILSYEYTQMKSKIPNSTGSSILSERSSFVMSDVSNSAVDEDIILNDSGSSSDDEIGDEGDPNDPNSTEGSVKQLLSEEDNKMLETKGIPFRRYMNRFQCPFCSFLTMHRRSISRHIENIHLSGKTTVYKCDECPFICTSLLKLGTHKQCHMGSSSEWDTTDLKNESPGVRIEGPVNGGNNGSKINGKKSSPVNETTQQNPHRCTICSFSTTTLKGLRVHQQHKHSYCDNMQATSHEGSSNEQQDSESETYNSPNYVKKTQTSILGFSSKKHLINKTARKSINDLPLDLSPVKKRTRIDEIANNLQSKISQSKRQEDAIINLEEMDDDEEEDDNIEIFMDEDDDDAESERQIKNQSYSYDRHHLPEECTSGKKKHSLQSKFSTRNIPIQLSISDDEDNENDYGAPVEPKDLHDRGSQDSRDAFQENLDYNEDSGILFYCKHCEYQNKSARSVSTHYQRMHPYIKFSFRYILDPEDQSAVFRCLECYIECSTFDDLNQHYMEHHPEAINALNFNQPDLVYRCRFCSYTSPNVRSLMPHYQRMHPTVKINNAMIFSSYVVETPQKGTESQTLREILNSGPKTFSASTPVPRSSAHSSPIHKTHSKTQESGTESEAGKETTVNNVVVYDCDICSFASPNMHSVLVHYQKKHPEQKASYFRIQKTMRVISVDRSQTSSNTTYNVNTPSTQKTSNVNPLGADAEIYYCKHCVYSNRSVVGVLVHYQKRHPEIKVTAKYIKHAPPTPALMKLMDELQIAPPKQFLKQFSNNGLDASSTAHPRPCGEKGEAEMLFFCQHCDYGNRTVKGVLIHYQKKHRDVKVNADLVRRHTAVVRSQRERAQMIQSGNLSVTATVSETDKTRALRSLKCRHCSYSSPYVYAMKKHLKKDHPTVKATAMTILHWAYQDGILEAGYHCEWCIYSHAEPNGLLMHYQRRHPEHNVDYTYMASKLWAGPDTSSKQAGNSDTKHYQCRDCAFEACSIWDITNHYQAVHPWAIKGDESVLLDIIKGNRSSNKSRTVVSKGHVTLSSTLNSHHPEHDEDSFDARRSSEEMAPPHLSFASTSIANNTYQCTVCLSEYNSLHGLLTHYGKKHPGMKVKAADFAQEADINPSSVYKCRHCPYVNSRIHGVLTHYQKRHPLVKVTAEDFADDIEQIKDINEGDEKSKSQRQGYGAYRCKMCPYSHGTLEKLRIHYENYHNQPASDMFKTTITFPANKDDAVAECSGTSVAEAQDVSDFQLALSQFPVDKGAKHSVFRCQLCKYFCSTRKGIARHYRIKHNNVRAQPEGKNNVFKCALCSYTNPIRKGLAAHYQKRHDIDAYYTHCLAASKSITDKPNKVVVPVSPQVEGPELSEELRLAVERRRCSLCSFQAFSKKSIVSHYIKRHPGVFPKRQNSSKLGRYFTVVYAKEPENPIAVDEKKLLEDQSEVEQEKDGERLPFKCLKCFKLSFNTVELLCMHYTDYHCKDLKRDFSTLVSPTQDDIDYYQCAHCDFKFLGLPDLSTHLINHNEEFQKRAMRQERRKQLLSKQKGNEPPEIKLEKVDNHADKTPIGYRCNFCVEVHQTLRAICNHLRKHVQYGEVKAGHVKEVTEMPVPLPVEGKANGDEADVVAVEPGPVEIISELAQASVTPSPVAMETAEVEKGPEEVVEMKERLVGGHPCGQCDRVFMSMQGLRSHERSHSAMALFTREDKYSCQYCQFASAFRHNLDRHVQSHHGHHKPFRCKLCSFKSAYLSRLKSHLYKAHAGESTYKCSSCSFSTMTISQLKEHCLKAHGEALTLTKLRAATQALFRPHKAGPGSEQTLVIPESDEPAYLEPPDVQQQLSHYQLASRSQATSSPPDLSGVEPRLDGTLTCEFCEFSSGYMQSLRRHYRDRHGGKKLFKCKDCSFFTCYKSAFTMHVEAGHVSTPEEGPKDLRCPLCLYHTKYKSNMIDHIVLHREERVVPLEVCRSKLSRHLQGVVFRCHKCTFTCSSDESLQLHIHKHDELKPYQCQLCYYDSKQHEDLEAHLRSEHKVIRNFELAGQVNLDQLEAMKDKQSTLSSAEEEEVEEEGEEEENEEEEEEESEKFDTKDVPGSPSSSLSACSEKRFPCEFCGRSFTHSSEWERHVLRHGMTVTNRRTEAGSSQSIEAAAQSETGSLGVMADGDGDGDCASKAVQVESRYPSDLAKESFLKEEEGEMPVAKNDS; from the exons ATGGAGGTGCTACAATGCGATGGCTGTGACTTCAGGGCAGAATCTTATGATGACCTCAAGACACATATCCAGGATGTCCACACAGCCTTCCTGCAGCCCACGGAGGTTGGAGACAAGACCCCCTGCCACTCCAGGTCTGACTCCCTCAACTCCCTCAgccaggcagaggaggaggatgaagaagaCCTGGCAACTCTGAACAATGAGTTTGACACTCCACATGAACAAGCAG gCCCTCATTCCATTGACTCGGGACAGTTTTCCAGTTCTAGCCAAATGACTCACAACCAAACAGTCAACCAGTCTGCAAATCCTGCAAACCAGTTTTTCCAGTGCAAGTTCTGCATCCGCTACTTCAGATCAAAATCCCTCCTCAGCGAACACACAAAGAAAGTTCATGGTGTTATGGGAGGTGCTTCAATAACTGAAAGTAATTCACCCACTTCCCAGGCATCCAACTTTAATGTCCTGATACAAGATGGTTTCGGGAAAGTGTTCTCCTGTCAGTATTGCACATATAAATCTCCACGTAGAGCCAGGATCTTAAAACACCAAAAAATGTATCACAAGGGTCACATGTTAGACTCTCCAGGGTCCCCATCTGAGGTTGTCACAGAATCTAGTTCCAATGCCCTGTTCTCTGAGGAATCTTGCGGCGATCTGTCTGAGGAGGTAGTAGAGCGTAGTATCTTGGAATCCATGGTTAAGCCTCTGACCAAATCTAGGGGAAACTTCTCCTGTGAGTGGTGTGGCTATCAGACCCTTCGACGAGAGCGTTGGTGTGATCACATGATGAAGAAGCACCGCAACATGGTGAAGATCTTTTCCTCTATCCAGGAGCCGCATGAAGGAGAAGGGAGTATGGGTTCCTGTAAACCACACTCACCTGCTTCACCAAGAACACCCAACTCCAACTTAATGCCCAATAACTTGAGTGGCAGTGAAGGTTCCACAGCTAACACCTCCAATTTCAAGGGATCCTCCGGAAATACAATGCTCACATCCACCTCTGGACAAACAAGCAAGATTTTATCTTATGAGTATACGCAAATGAAGTCCAAGATTCCAAACAGTACAGGCTCCTCCATTTTGTCTGAAAGGTCAAGTTTTGTGATGTCAGATGTGTCCAACTCTGCTGTGGATGAAGACATCATCCTCAATGATTCTGGAAGCAGCTCAGATGATGAAATTGGAGATGAAGGTGATCCCAATGATCCAAACTCAACTGAAGGTTCTGTTAAACAGCTGTTGTCTGAAGAGGATAATAAAATGCTGGAGACGAAAGGGATACCATTCAGGAGGTACATGAATAGATTCCAGTGCCCGTTTTGCTCCTTCCTTACCATGCATCGGCGGAGCATCTCTCGTCATATTGAAAACATCCACTTGTCTGGCAAGACCACTGTATATAAATGTGATGAATGTCCTTTCATCTGTACCAGTCTGCTAAAGTTAGGTACCCACAAGCAATGTCACATGGGGTCATCCTCAGAGTGGGACACTACtgacttaaaaaatgaaagcccAGGTGTTCGCATTGAGGGTCCAGTAAATGGAGGAAATAATGGCTCCAAAATCAATGGGAAAAAGTCCAGCCCAGTAAATGAAACAACACAACAGAATCCTCACCGATGTACGATTTGTAGCTTTTCAACAACCACACTCAAAGGTCTGCGCGTCCACCAACAACACAAGCATTCTTACTGTGACAACATGCAAGCCACTAGTCATGAGGGATCATCAAACGAACAGCAAGATTCTGAATCCGAAACATATAATTCTCcaaattatgttaaaaaaaccCAGACATCAATTCTTGGATTTTCATCCAAAAAGCACTTGATCAACAAAACGGCAAGAAAGTCCATCAATGACTTACCTTTGGACCTGTCTCCAGTAAAGAAGAGAACCAGAATAGATGAAATTGCCAACAATCTACAGAGTAAAATCAGTCAAAGCAAGCGGCAGGAGGATGCAATAATCAACCTGGAGGAGATggatgatgatgaagaggaggatgatAATATTGAAATTTTCAtggatgaagatgatgatgatgcagaaAGTGAACGTCAGATAAAAAATCAGAGCTACTCCTATGACAGACATCATTTACCAGAGGAATGCACCAGTGGAAAAAAGAAGCACAGCCTTCAGTCAAAATTTAGCACAAGGAATATTCCCATCCAGCTAAGTATCTCAGATGATGAGGACAATGAAAATGATTATGGTGCCCCTGTTGAGCCCAAAGATCTTCATGATAGAGGTAGCCAAGACAGCAGAGATGCTTTTCAGGAGAACCTTGATTACAATGAGGATTCCGGCATACTTTTTTACTGTAAACATTGTGAATACCAGAATAAGTCAGCACGCAGTGTAAGCACACATTATCAGAGAATGCACCCTTACATCAAGTTCAGCTTTAGATACATCTTGGATCCAGAAGATCAGAGCGCTGTCTTCCGTTGCTTGGAGTGCTATATTGAATGCAGCACTTTTGATGACTTGAATCAACACTACATGGAACATCACCCTGAAGCCATTAACGCGCTGAACTTCAACCAACCTGATTTGGTTTACAGGTGCCGTTTCTGCTCCTATACCAGCCCGAATGTGCGGAGCTTGATGCCACATTACCAAAGAATGCATCcaacagtgaaaataaacaatgctATGATATTCTCCAGTTATGTGGTTGAAACACCTCAAAAGGGCACAGAATCCCAAACACTGAGAGAGATTTTAAACTCTGGACCTAAAACTTTTTCAGCTTCCACCCCTGTTCCCAGGTCATCAGCTCATTCAAGTCCAATTCACAAAACGCACTCCAAGACACAAGAGTCCGGCACAGAGTCAGAAGCTGGCAAAGAAACCACGGTTAACAATGTTGTAGTCTATGACTGTGACATCTGCTCCTTTGCCAGCCCTAACATGCACTCAGTTCTGGTTCATTATCAGAAAAAGCACCCAGAGCAAAAAGCGTCATATTTCCGTATTCAGAAAACCATGAGGGTGATCTCTGTTGATAGGTCTCAGACTTCAAGTAACACTACCTATAACGTGAACACACCCAGTACTCAAAAGACATCTAATGTCAATCCTTTGGGAGCAGATGCAGAAATATACTACTGCAAACATTGTGTCTACAGCAACCGCTCTGTAGTTGGTGTACTTGTCCATTACCAAAAGAGGCATCCAGAAATAAAGGTGACCGCAAAATATATCAAACACGCCCCTCCTACTCCTGCCTTGATGAAACTAATGGATGAGTTACAGATTGCACCGCCGAAGCAGTTCTTAAAACAATTCAGCAACAATGGACTGGATGCTTCTAGCACTGCCCACCCCAGACCTTGTGGGGAAAAGGGGGAGGCTGAGATGCTGTTCTTTTGTCAGCACTGTGACTATGGTAATCGCACTGTGAAAGGAGTGCTAATACATTACCAGAAGAAGCACAGAGACGTGAAGGTGAATGCTGATCTGGTCCGCAGACACACTGCTGTCGTACGTAGCCAACGAGAGCGGGCCCAAATGATTCAGTCTGGCAACCTGTCTGTCACTGCCACTGTCTCTGAGACCGATAAGACGAGGGCTCTTCGGTCTTTGAAGTGCAGGCATTGCTCTTACTCATCTCCATATGTCTATGCTATGAAGAAGCACCTGAAGAAGGATCATCCTACCGTGAAGGCCACTGCTATGACCATCTTGCACTGGGCTTATCAAGATGGAATTCTTGAGGCTGGATATCACTGTGAGTGGTGCATCTACTCGCATGCAGAACCAAATGGACTACTCATGCATTACCAAAGACGTCACCCAGAGCACAATGTTGACTACACCTACATGGCTAGTAAGTTGTGGGCTGGTCCAGACACCTCTTCCAAGCAGGCAGGAAATTCAGACACTAAGCACTACCAATGCAGAGATTGTGCCTTTGAGGCTTGCTCCATCTGGGATATCACTAACCACTATCAAGCTGTTCATCCTTGGGCTATCAAAGGGGATGAGTCTGTGCTATTGGACATAATCAAAGGTAACCGTTCATCAAATAAATCACGGACAGTAGTTTCTAAAGGACATGTCACTCTGTCCAGTACCCTCAATAGTCATCATCCTGAGCACGATGAGGACTCATTTGATGCTCGAAGATCATCTGAAGAAATGGCCCCTCCTCATCTCTCATTCGCTAGCACCTCAATTGCAAACAACACATACCAGtgcactgtgtgtctgtctgaataTAATAGCCTTCATGGGCTCTTGACCCATTATGGCAAGAAGCATCCAGGGATGAAAGTCAAAGCTGCTGACTTTGCACAAGAAGCTGACATCAACCCTAGCTCAGTTTACAAGTGTCGGCATTGTCCTTATGTGAACTCGCGAATCCATGGGGTTCTCACTCATTACCAGAAGAGGCATCCACTAGTCAAAGTCACTGCTGAGGATTTTGCAGATGATATTGAGCAAATCAAGGACATTAATGAAGGTGATGAAAAGTCCAAATCGCAAAGACAGGGTTATGGTGCCTACAGATGCAAAATGTGTCCATATAGTCATGGAACCTTAGAGAAGCTGAGAATTCACTATGAGAATTACCATAATCAGCCAGCGTCAgacatgttcaaaactactatcacatttcctgccaataaagatGACGCAGTTGCTGAATGCAGTGGCACGAGTGTGGCAGAAGCGCAAGACGTGAGTGACTTTCAGCTAGCACTCTCACAGTTCCCTGTTGACAAAGGAGCAAAGCACTCTGTGTTCAGGTGTCAGCTTTGTAAGTACTTCTGCTCCACCAGAAAAGGTATAGCTCGCCACTACCGCATCAAGCACAACAATGTCAGAGCTCAACCTGAGGGTAAGAACAATGTTTTCAAGTGTGCTCTGTGTTCCTATACAAATCCTATTCGCAAAGGTCTGGCAGCCCACTACCAAAAGCGTCATGATATTGATGCTTACTACACTCACTGCTTGGCAGCTTCTAAATCCATTACTGATAAGCCAAACAAGGTTGTAGTGCCTGTGTCTCCTCAGGTAGAAGGGCCAGAACTGAGTGAGGAGCTGAGACTGGCTGTAGAAAGGAGAAGGTGCTCTCTCTGTTCCTTCCAAGCTTTCAGCAAGAAGAGCATCGTCTCACATTACATCAAACGCCATCCAGGAGTCTTTCCCAAGAGGCAGAATTCCAGCAAGTTGGGGCGCTACTTCACAGTGGTCTATGCCAAGGAGCCTGAAAACCCAATTGCTGTTGACGAGAAGAAACTATTGGAAGATCAGTCAGAAGTAGAGCAggagaaggatggagagagactGCCATTCAAATGTTTGAAGTGCTTCAAGCTGTCCTTCAACACTGTAGAACTGCTGTGCATGCACTATACAGATTACCACTGCAAGGACCTGAAGCGGGACTTCAGTACCCTTGTGAGTCCTACACAGGATGATATCGACTACTACCAGTGTGCTCACTGTGACTTCAAGTTCCTGGGCCTCCCCGATCTCAGCACCCACCTCATTAACCACAATGAGGAGTTCCAGAAGCGGGCGATGCGTCAGGAGAGGAGAAAACAGCTCCTGAGCAAGCAAAAGGGAAATGAACCTCCAGAGATCAAGCTGGAGAAG GTTGACAACCATGCAGACAAAACCCCCATTGGCTATAGGTGTAATTTCTGTGTGGAGGTCCACCAAACTTTGAGAGCAATATGTAATCACCTGCGGAAACACGTCCAGTATGGAGAGGTCAAGGCAGGACACGTGAAG GAAGTAACAGAGATGCCAGTTCCTCTCCCAGTGGAAGGCAAGGCTAATGGGGATGAAGCAGATGTGGTCGCTGTGGAACCTGGCCCCGTGGAGATCATTTCAGAGCTCGCTCAGGCCTCTGTCACCCCGTCTCCTGTCGCCATGGAGACAGCGGAGGTGGAGAAAGGGCCCGAGGAGGTGGTGGAGATGAAGGAGAGGCTGGTGGGGGGGCATCCCTGTGGCCAGTGTGACCGCGTCTTCATGTCGATGCAGGGCCTGCGCTCACACGAGAGGAGCCACTCTGCTATGGCCCTTTTCACTCGCGAGGACAAGTACAGCTGTCAGTACTGCCAGTTTGCATCTGCCTTCAGACACAA CCTGGATCGTCATGTTCAGTCTCACCATGGTCATCACAAGCCTTTCCGTTGCAAGCTGTGTTCCTTCAAGTCTGCTTACCTGAGCCGCCTCAAGAGTCACCTGTACAAAGCTcatgctg GTGAAAGCACATACAAGTGCTCGTCCTGCTCCTTCTCCACCATGACCATTAGCCAACTGAAGGAACACTGTCTGAAGGCCCATGGAGAGGCCCTCACCCTCACCAAACTCCGTGCTGCCACCCAGGCCTTGTTCCGCCCCCATAAGGCAGGCCCAGGCAGTGAACAGACCCTTGTAATCCCTGAATCAGATG AACCAGCCTACTTGGAGCCCCCAGATGTTCAGCAGCAGCTTAGTCACTATCAGCTGGCGTCACGGAGCCAGGCCACCTCCAGCCCCCCTGATCTGTCCGGGGTTGAGCCTCGATTGGACGGCACTCTCACCTGTGAATTCTGCGAGTTCAGCTCTGGGTACATGCAGAGTCTGCGCAGACACTATCGAGACCGCCACGGTGGCAAGAAGCTCTTCAAGTGCAAGGACTGTTCGTTCTTCACATGTTACAA GTCAGCGTTCACCATGCACGTGGAAGCAGGACATGTCAGCACCCCTGAGGAAGGCCCCAAAGATTTGCGCTGCCCCCTCTGTCTCTACCACACCAAGTACAAGAGCAATATGATCGACCACATTGTCCTGCATCGTG aGGAGCGTGTAGTGCCCCTGGAGGTCTGCCGATCCAAGCTGTCACGCCACCTGCAGGGTGTGGTGTTCCGCTGCCACAAGTGCACCTTCACCTGCTCCAGTGACGAGAGCCTGCAGCTGCATATCCACAAGCATGACGAGCTCAAGCCCTATCAGTGCCAGCTGTGCTACTACGACAGCAAGCAGCACGAGGACCTGGAGGCCCACCTGCGCAGTGAGCACAAG GTGATCCGGAACTTTGAGCTGGCGGGACAAGTCAACCTGGACCAGTTGGAGGCTATGAAGGACAAACAGAGCACTCTGAGCagtgctgaggaagaggaggtcgaggaagagggggaggaggaagagaatgaggaggaggaagaagaggagagcGAGAAATTCGATACAAAAG ATGTTCCTGGGTCCCCGAGCAGCAGTCTGTCGGCCTGCAGTGAGAAGCGTTTCCCCTGCGAGTTCTGCGGCCGCAGTTTCACCCACAGCAGCGAGTGGGAGCGTCACGTCCTCCGACACGGCAT GACTGTTACTAACAGGAGGACTGAGGCTGGCTCATCCCAATCAATAGAGGCTGCGGCACAGTCTGAGACGGGCTCTCTGGGTGTCATGGcggatggagatggagatggagactGCGCCAGCAAAGCTGTGCAGGTGGAGAGCAGATATCCTTCAGACTTGGCAAAGGAAAGCTtcctgaaagaggaggagggtgaaATGCCTGTAGCCAAAAACGATTCTTAG